One Chitinophagaceae bacterium C216 genomic window carries:
- the arcA gene encoding Arginine deiminase, with protein sequence MASDNIRVTSEIGTLRKLLVHSPDSGLGKVVPSKAQDWLFEDIVHLETIRRKEYDYYIKLLLYFLDPTKIKGRLSEIDDPKKNYDFFKPASSEFYKSSNVIEIEWLLAEILEDKDIKARLIASVCAIENCSYRVHEQLMQLPAKDLANVFIAGTTDNEMLFPPVPNFIFTRDIGIVINDHILLNKPAKQARTREALLMKYIFYNHPLFKKYQDKIIELPEIPQHFLLPSDSAEKRVTLEGGDIMVVSSSHVLIGISERTSLEAAHLAIKILFEKNIVEKVSVIKIPAKRDYMHIDTIFTQVKRNMWVMLGKFSKKHVKKEDADDIQKALDSRQKEESIQIIQFKRKAPSDPIYFDTLEDLLIDISKNDLNCDEKVKFIYSGNNEFPFDVREQWTDSCNLLALKEGVVLGYDRNDKTIEAFAKAGFNIIHVTELLQQLENDQITPQAITNTFIVMPSAELSRARGGFHCMSMPLLRDDID encoded by the coding sequence ATGGCTTCAGATAATATTCGTGTTACTTCAGAAATCGGCACTTTAAGAAAACTGTTGGTTCACAGCCCCGATAGCGGATTGGGGAAGGTAGTACCTTCTAAGGCCCAAGACTGGCTTTTTGAAGACATCGTACACCTAGAAACAATCCGTAGAAAGGAATACGATTATTACATTAAACTGTTATTATATTTTCTGGATCCCACGAAAATCAAAGGACGCCTCTCTGAAATAGACGATCCTAAAAAAAACTATGATTTTTTCAAACCTGCCAGTTCGGAATTTTATAAATCTTCTAATGTCATAGAGATCGAATGGTTATTAGCAGAAATTCTGGAAGACAAAGACATTAAAGCCCGACTGATAGCTTCGGTATGTGCTATAGAGAACTGTAGCTATCGAGTACACGAACAATTGATGCAACTTCCGGCAAAAGATTTAGCTAATGTTTTTATTGCCGGCACTACCGATAATGAAATGCTGTTTCCTCCGGTACCAAATTTTATTTTTACACGTGATATAGGTATCGTTATTAACGACCATATCTTACTCAACAAACCGGCTAAGCAAGCCCGCACCCGCGAAGCATTATTAATGAAGTATATCTTCTATAATCATCCTTTATTCAAAAAATATCAGGATAAAATCATCGAGCTTCCGGAGATACCACAACATTTCCTGCTACCCTCCGACTCTGCCGAAAAACGGGTAACATTGGAAGGAGGCGACATTATGGTTGTGAGCTCTTCGCATGTATTGATAGGCATTAGCGAAAGAACCAGCCTGGAGGCCGCACATCTCGCCATTAAAATATTATTTGAAAAAAATATAGTTGAGAAAGTATCCGTTATCAAAATTCCGGCGAAGCGCGACTACATGCATATCGATACCATTTTCACACAGGTAAAAAGAAACATGTGGGTAATGCTAGGTAAGTTTTCAAAAAAGCATGTAAAAAAGGAAGATGCAGATGATATTCAAAAAGCACTTGACAGCAGACAAAAAGAAGAATCTATTCAAATTATTCAGTTCAAAAGAAAAGCCCCTTCAGATCCGATATATTTTGATACGCTGGAAGATCTTTTAATAGACATTAGTAAAAACGATCTGAATTGTGACGAAAAAGTAAAATTCATTTACTCAGGCAACAACGAATTCCCATTTGATGTACGCGAACAATGGACTGATAGTTGCAACCTGCTAGCATTGAAAGAAGGAGTAGTTCTTGGTTACGATCGCAACGATAAAACCATAGAAGCTTTCGCTAAAGCCGGCTTCAACATCATTCATGTTACGGAGCTATTACAACAATTGGAAAACGACCAAATCACTCCTCAAGCAATAACCAATACATTCATTGTAATGCCCTCGGCAGAACTTTCGCGTGCTCGCGGAGGATTCCATTGCATGAGTATGCCCTTACTGAGAGATGATATAGATTAA
- the aceF gene encoding Dihydrolipoyllysine-residue acetyltransferase component of pyruvate dehydrogenase complex gives MAIVDLILPKMGESIMEATILKWRKNVGDPVQVDEPVLDIATDKVDSEVPSTAEGTIVEILYKENDVVPVDTVIARIQTKGDDNAAPQQNTFASSTPSATEETIKETTAEVVSSEIKTAPKTKSSGSRFYSPLVLNIAAREGISLSELENIEGTGAEGRVTKNDILNYVANRKQKQSQPAVSETSSQQFTPPAISRTYSSGNVEIIEMDRMRKLIAEHMVRSVHTSPHVTSFSEADVTNMVQWRESIKKDFEKREGTKITFMPLFIEAIVKCIKKFPLINSSVEGDKIIVKKDINIGMATALPNGNLIVPIIKNADQLNLVGLAKQVNHLAEAARNGKLKPEDTQGGTFTLTNVGTFGSLMGTPIINQPQVAILAVGAIKKRPVVVETPHGDSIAIRHMMYISMSYDHRIIDGSLGATFVTAVAKELENFQPREL, from the coding sequence ATGGCAATTGTTGACCTTATATTGCCCAAGATGGGCGAAAGTATCATGGAAGCTACGATTTTAAAATGGCGCAAAAACGTAGGCGATCCTGTACAAGTAGATGAGCCAGTATTAGATATTGCAACTGATAAGGTAGACAGTGAAGTACCCAGTACAGCCGAAGGTACCATAGTAGAAATACTCTATAAAGAAAATGATGTAGTGCCGGTAGATACTGTTATCGCCAGAATTCAAACCAAAGGCGACGATAATGCTGCACCACAGCAAAATACATTTGCCTCTTCTACCCCATCTGCTACAGAAGAAACAATCAAGGAAACAACCGCCGAAGTTGTATCCAGCGAAATAAAAACAGCGCCCAAAACCAAAAGCAGCGGCTCCAGATTCTACTCTCCTCTTGTGCTTAACATTGCAGCACGCGAAGGCATTTCACTAAGCGAGTTAGAAAATATTGAGGGAACAGGCGCCGAAGGAAGAGTCACCAAGAACGATATACTCAATTACGTAGCCAATCGCAAGCAAAAACAATCTCAACCGGCGGTGAGCGAAACATCGTCACAACAGTTCACCCCACCGGCTATCAGCCGCACTTATAGCAGTGGAAATGTGGAGATCATTGAGATGGATCGCATGAGAAAGTTGATAGCAGAACACATGGTGCGTAGTGTACATACCAGCCCTCATGTAACAAGTTTTAGCGAAGCCGATGTCACCAACATGGTGCAATGGCGTGAATCTATCAAGAAGGACTTTGAAAAAAGAGAAGGCACCAAAATCACCTTCATGCCATTATTTATTGAAGCTATTGTAAAATGCATTAAGAAATTTCCGCTTATCAATAGCTCGGTAGAAGGTGACAAGATTATCGTAAAAAAAGACATCAATATAGGCATGGCTACTGCCCTGCCAAACGGCAATCTTATTGTACCCATTATTAAAAATGCAGACCAGCTGAACTTGGTAGGTCTAGCCAAACAGGTAAACCATCTCGCCGAGGCTGCACGCAATGGTAAACTAAAACCCGAGGATACACAGGGTGGTACCTTTACACTCACCAATGTAGGCACTTTTGGAAGCCTCATGGGTACTCCTATCATTAATCAGCCACAGGTGGCAATACTCGCTGTGGGCGCCATAAAGAAACGTCCTGTAGTGGTAGAAACCCCTCACGGTGACAGCATTGCCATCAGACATATGATGTACATTAGCATGAGCTATGATCATCGAATAATTGACGGTAGCCTAGGAGCCACTTTTGTTACAGCCGTTGCGAAAGAACTGGAAAACTTTCAACCCAGGGAATTGTAA